One Heptranchias perlo isolate sHepPer1 unplaced genomic scaffold, sHepPer1.hap1 HAP1_SCAFFOLD_43, whole genome shotgun sequence genomic window carries:
- the LOC137312640 gene encoding histone H2B 1/2-like, whose protein sequence is MPEHKKAAPKNGVKKTLSKAPAKGGKKRRKLRKENYSINVYKVMKQVHPDTGISSKAMSIMNSFVNDIFERIAGEASRLAYYNERHTISSREIQTAVRLLLPGELAKHAVSEGTKAVTKSTSSK, encoded by the coding sequence atgcctgagcacaagaaagcagctcccaagaatggcgtcaagaaaaccttgagtaaagcaccagccaagggcggcaagaagcggagaaagttgAGGAAGGAGAATTACTCCATcaacgtctacaaagtgatgaagcaggttcaccccgacaccggcatctcctccaaggccatgagcatcatgaactcctttgtgaacgatattttcgagcgcatcgcgggtgaggcttcccgcctggcctaTTATAATGAACGccacaccatcagctcccgggagatccagaccgccgtgcgcctgctgctgcccggggaactggccaagcacgccgtgtcggaagggacaaaggcggtgaccaagtcaaccagctccaagtaa